A genomic segment from Torulaspora globosa chromosome 3, complete sequence encodes:
- the SPE4 gene encoding spermine synthase (ancestral locus Anc_8.354), translating to MSNSSSIDGHKLINNGWFTEISDKHFPGQGLSLKVEEVLHHSQSEFQDILVFRSSTFGNVLVLDGIIQCSERDEFAYQEMISHVPLFAHREPKRVLVIGGGDGGVIREVVKHACVKSVDLVEIDSTVIELSRRYLPHMSCALDNSKVKIHLRDGFQFLRDIGHAQDEEKYDVIITDSSDPDGPAEAFFQKEYFQLLNNALNETGILIAQASENVWLDIAYLSGLMKIARSVFQNTEYCYTTVPTYTSGQLGLIVCAKNEALDLKNPCRMPTPDEQTQLMYYNPEIHFASFILPTWAENLINQSSP from the coding sequence ATGTCGAATTCGAGCAGCATTGATGGACATAAACTCATAAACAACGGCTGGTTCACGGAAATCAGTGATAAACACTTCCCGGGTCAGGGACtctctttgaaggttgaagaagtgctgCACCACTCACAGAGCGAATTCCAGGATATTTTGGTCTTTAGAAGCAGTACTTTTGGCAATGTCCTGGTCTTGGATGGAATAATTCAGTGCAGCGAGAGGGATGAATTCGCCTACCAGGAGATGATCAGCCATGTGCCGTTGTTTGCTCATCGCGAGCCCAAGAGAGTGTTGGTTATCGGTGGAGGAGATGGTGGAGTGATCAGAGAGGTGGTCAAACATGCGTGTGTGAAGTCGGTAGATCTGGTTGAAATAGACAGCACTGTCATTGAGCTGTCCAGGAGATATTTGCCGCATATGTCATGCGCTCTGGACAACAGTAAGGTGAAAATTCATTTGCGCGATGGGTTCCAGTTCTTGCGAGACATTGGCCATGCCcaggatgaagagaaatACGATGTCATCATCACAGACTCCTCAGATCCGGATGGTCCTGCTGAAGCGTTCTTCCAAAAAGAGTACTTCCAGTTGTTGAACAACGCGCTGAACGAGACCGGGATATTAATTGCTCAAGCATCGGAAAACGTATGGCTAGACATAGCGTATCTCAGCGGCTTAATGAAAATAGCCCGGTCAGTGTTTCAAAACACTGAGTACTGCTACACTACGGTTCCGACATATACTTCGGGCCAATTGGGCCTCATAGTGTGCGCCAAGAACGAGGCTCTAGATTTAAAAAACCCTTGTCGCATGCCAACCCCGGATGAACAAACACAGTTGATGTATTATAACCCCGAGATACAC